From the Clostridium cagae genome, the window TTTTTAGGCAGTTCACCTCCTTTGTTGTACTATAAAGCTTCTATATTTTTTACTATATCTTCAAATTTTGCTGATCTTGATGCTTTAACTAAAATAACATCTCCATCTTTTATTAAATTACATAAATAATTTTTTAATTCTTCTTTGCAATTAAAAGTCACTGTATCTTTTCCAAAACCACTTTTATAATCTTCTCTAAACTCACCTGTTGTTAAAACAATATCTGCTTTTCCTATTGCATCTTGACCTACCATTTCATGAGATGATTTAGCATGTTCTCCAAGCTCTCCCATATCTCCTAATACAGCAATTTTTCTACTTCCACTATATGTCTTCAAAACACTTAAAGCAGATTTCATTGAATCTGGACTAGCATTGTAACAGTCATTTATTATTGTAAAATTATTTTTCTTTATAAATTCTAATCTCATAGAAGTCGCTTCAAAGTTATTTAGTCCTAGTTCCATTTCTTCAAATGTGATACCAAAGTTTTCTGATATTCTTATTCCTAAAAGCGCATTTAATATGTTATGTTCCCCTACCATGTTTAATTTAAATCTATGACGCTCTCCATTACTATTAACTGCATCAAAAGAAGTACTTTCTTCAGTTAATTCTATGTTTTCTGCATATAAATCATATTTTTTATCATATCCAATTTTTTCAATTTTAAATTCATTGCTTTCATTCACTTTTTGAAGCATATCATTTTCATAGTTTAATACCAAAGTATTATTTTCTTTAAAAAAGTCTGTTATGCTAAACTTTTCTTTAAGAATATTTTCTCTTGTCTTTAAATATTCTATATGAGATACTCCTACATTAGTAATTATAGCCATATCAGGTCTTGCAATATTAGCTAATCTATGAATTTCATTAAAGTTATTTGTTCCCATTTCAAGAACTGCAATATCATAACTTGAATCTAATTCAAAAATCATAAGTGGTAATCCTATTTCATTATTAAAGTTTCCTTTTGTCTTAAATACAGAATATTTTCCACTTAAAAAAGCTGCTACTAAATCTTTAGTAGATGTTTTACCTGTAGATCCTGTTATACCTACTACTTTTATTCCTAATTTTTCTCTATAGTATTTTGCTAACGCTCCTAACGCTGTTTTTGAATCATTTACTTTAATAACTGTTCCCTTACCATTTAACTCTTCTAACTTAAAATTCACTTCATCTATTATTGCAACAGTTGCTCCAGCTTTTATTGCTTCAACCACATAATTATTTCCATTAAAATTATTACCCTTTAATGCTATAAATAAACTATTTTTATCAATTTTTCTTGTATCAGTTGAAATTTTTTCAAAATTTCCTTCATTATTTTTTATTAGCAATTCACCATCAATTGCTTTTAGTACTTCATTTAGAGTTAAATCCATAATATAATCTCACCTCTTATTATTTATCATCTAATATTTGTTTAACAACTTCTCTTTCATCAAAATGTATTGTTTTGTCTTTTAAAATTTGATATGTTTCATGTCCTTTACCAGCTATAACTATTACATCATTTTCTTTGGCTATATCCATTGCTTTTTTTATAGCATCTTTTCTATTTTCTATAATTTCATAATTATCTTTTTCTATTCCTACTAGTATATCCTCTATTATTCTCATAGGCTCTTCGCTTCTTGGGTTATCTGAAGTTACTATAGCTATATCTGCTATATCAGTTCCTATTTTACCCATTTGAGGACGCTTTACCTTATCTCTATCCCCTCCACATCCAAAGATGGCAATTAATCTTCCTTGCGTAAATCCTCTTGCAGTTTCTAAGATGTTTTGTAATCCATCTGGAGTATGAGCATAATCTATTATTATGTCATAAGGTAAATTGTAATTAGTAGCTGTTCTTTCACATCTACCTGGAACTATAACTTTGTTAATTCCGTTTTTTATAGCTTCCATTGGTATATTTAACTTATAGCATGCTCCTATAGCACCTAAGGCATTATATATATTGTACTCGCCTGGTATTGATAAAATAAATTCTTCCTCTTTTTCTAAATTAACTTTAAAGCTTATGTTTTTACTTCCCATTTTTTCATCAAATGCTTTAAAATTAGAGTCTTCCTTTATAGAATATTCATATATATTTTTTGCTTTCAGTTTATTTAAATCTTTAATTACTTGCTTTCCATAATTGTCATCATTATTAATTATTCTTATATTACTTCTCTTAAATAATTTAAATTTAGAATTGTAATAATTTTCAAAAGTTTTATGGAAATCTAAATGATCTCTCGTTAAATTCGTAAAAATTCCAACCTCAAAGTCAACTCCATATACTCTATCTAATTCAAGAGAATGAGAAGATACTTCCATAACGCAGTATTCTACACCTTTATTAACCATATTATTGAACAATTCTTGTAATTCTAATGATTCAGGTGTAGTTCTTTCTGTATGAAGTTTTTCATTTCCAATATAATTAGCTATAGTTCCTATAAGTCCTACCTTTTTACCATTGGATTCTAGAATTGATTTGATCATAAATGCAGTTGTCGTTTTGCCATTAGTGCCTGTTATACCAATAATCTTCATTTTTTTACTTGGATTATCGTAATAATTTATTCCTATAAGAGCTAACGCTTTTCTAGTATCCTTTACTTTAATAACAGATATATTTTTATTTACTACTTCAATATCATCTTGCATTATAATAACAGAGGCGCCATTTTCAATTGCCTTTTGAATATATTTATGCCCATCAGTAGCATACCCTTTTATACAGATAAAAATATCTGACTTATTAACCTTTCTACTATCATAATTAATTGAAGATATTTCTTTATCTAAGCTTCCTTGTACAAGCTTATAGTCTATTCCCTTTAAAATATCTTTAAGGTTCATTTTTTAACCATCTCCTTAAATAATATGCTTATTATGTTATTTAATTACTACATAAAAGATTATTTTACAATAATTTAGCATGTGAGCAAAACCCACATGCTAAAAATTTAACTTAAGTATTCTAATTAGTCTTTATAATCTGAATTTAAAGTTAATTTAACCGATGTGCCCTTAGTTATAACCTCTCCTGGATTAACATTTTGTTCTATTACCATACCTCCACCTTGGAAGATAGGTGCTATTCCAATACTAGTTAATAATTGATTAGCATCATCTTTAGAATATCCTCTTACATCAGGCATAACAACATTTTTATTATAAGACCCACTGTTACCTGTGTAAAGATTTATTTCAGATTCTTCCTTTACTGCATATCCTGGATATGGCTTCATATCTATAACAGTATCACCTGATTCATCTATAGAAAAATTTAATTTAGATTCTTTTAGTACTTTCTTTGCTTCCTCAACCTTCATGCCTCTAACTTCTGGAATAATAACATCTCTAGATATTTGACTTAAATTTTCATCAGAAAATTTGCTGTCTAAATAATTAAATATATCAGAGAATAGCATTTTAGCTGCTGGTGTACATACTTGACCTGCATAATACGCACCATTACTTGGCTCATCTACTGTTACCATCACAGTTATCTTAGGATCATCAACTGGTGCCATACCAACAAAAGATGATATATACTGTCCAGCACCATAAGTACCATTTTCAGGATTAACTTTTTGAGCTGTTCCTGTTTTTCCTCCAATGTGATATCCTTCCATAAATGTTCCTGCTCCAGATCCTCCAGTTACAACTCTTTCAAGATAGCTTCTAAGTTCAGCTGTTTTTTCTTTAGTTGCTACATCAGTCACCTTAGAATTAAATGATTCATCAACTATTTTAACTCCATTATCACCGCTATGAGTAATTTCCTTCATAACATGTGGCTGTATCAATTGGCCACCATTTGCAACAGCATTAAAAGCTGTCATATATTGAACTGAATTTACAG encodes:
- a CDS encoding UDP-N-acetylmuramoyl-tripeptide--D-alanyl-D-alanine ligase; translated protein: MDLTLNEVLKAIDGELLIKNNEGNFEKISTDTRKIDKNSLFIALKGNNFNGNNYVVEAIKAGATVAIIDEVNFKLEELNGKGTVIKVNDSKTALGALAKYYREKLGIKVVGITGSTGKTSTKDLVAAFLSGKYSVFKTKGNFNNEIGLPLMIFELDSSYDIAVLEMGTNNFNEIHRLANIARPDMAIITNVGVSHIEYLKTRENILKEKFSITDFFKENNTLVLNYENDMLQKVNESNEFKIEKIGYDKKYDLYAENIELTEESTSFDAVNSNGERHRFKLNMVGEHNILNALLGIRISENFGITFEEMELGLNNFEATSMRLEFIKKNNFTIINDCYNASPDSMKSALSVLKTYSGSRKIAVLGDMGELGEHAKSSHEMVGQDAIGKADIVLTTGEFREDYKSGFGKDTVTFNCKEELKNYLCNLIKDGDVILVKASRSAKFEDIVKNIEAL
- a CDS encoding UDP-N-acetylmuramoyl-L-alanyl-D-glutamate--2,6-diaminopimelate ligase, with product MNLKDILKGIDYKLVQGSLDKEISSINYDSRKVNKSDIFICIKGYATDGHKYIQKAIENGASVIIMQDDIEVVNKNISVIKVKDTRKALALIGINYYDNPSKKMKIIGITGTNGKTTTAFMIKSILESNGKKVGLIGTIANYIGNEKLHTERTTPESLELQELFNNMVNKGVEYCVMEVSSHSLELDRVYGVDFEVGIFTNLTRDHLDFHKTFENYYNSKFKLFKRSNIRIINNDDNYGKQVIKDLNKLKAKNIYEYSIKEDSNFKAFDEKMGSKNISFKVNLEKEEEFILSIPGEYNIYNALGAIGACYKLNIPMEAIKNGINKVIVPGRCERTATNYNLPYDIIIDYAHTPDGLQNILETARGFTQGRLIAIFGCGGDRDKVKRPQMGKIGTDIADIAIVTSDNPRSEEPMRIIEDILVGIEKDNYEIIENRKDAIKKAMDIAKENDVIVIAGKGHETYQILKDKTIHFDEREVVKQILDDK